A single Venturia canescens isolate UGA chromosome 1, ASM1945775v1, whole genome shotgun sequence DNA region contains:
- the LOC122416823 gene encoding G patch domain-containing protein 11: MSDDEDYMSDKFLQAIEKCPAPSLIYRQSEKRRLEVLKRKAEAETKMKDKNKSLRVIEQEKREEGLSSAISSSNKGFEMLMKMGYKPGQGIGKTESGISEPIGIDIKGNRMGLGKTVVKKSVKKSNPVEKLESMKTDDFRVRLAQRKAEQLAEVDLLKSQRVCEQLDAQKQIVEPREIWFWPIVKKSKESDDESESETEQHENEEDDEIEKLTTTEKLEILTKYLRDKYFYCTWCGATFEDEDDLRDSCPGSTRNDH, from the exons ATGTCGGACGATGAGGATTACATGTCGGACAAGTTTCTCCAAGCGATAGAGAAATGCCCAGCTCCCAGTCTTATATATCGTCAATCAGAAAAACGACGTTTGgaagttttgaaaaggaaaGCTGAAGCGGAAACCAAGATGAAAGACAAAAATAAATCTCTGCGTGTTATAGAGcaggaaaaaagggaagaaggTTTATCATCAGCAATATCCTCTAGTAACAAAG GTTTTGAGATGTTGATGAAAATGGGTTACAAACCGGGTCAAGGAATTGGAAAAACCGAATCAGGAATATCAGAGCCAATAGGGATTGACATTAAAGGAAATAGAATGGGATTGGGGAAAACCGTTGTGAAAAAATCAGTAAAGAAATCTAATCCAGTTGAGAAATTGGAGAGCATGAAAACGGACGATTTTCGTGTTCGTCTGGCACAGCGAAAGGCGGAACAGTTAGCCGAAGTGGATTTGTTAAAAAGTCAAAGAGTTTGTGAACAGCTCGATGCCCAAAAACAGATTGTTGAACCACGTGAAATTTGGTTTTGGCCTATTGTGAAGAAAAGCAAAGAGAGCGATGACGAAAGTGAGAGTGAGACAGAGCAACACGAGAATGAGGAAGATGACGAAATAGAAAAGCTTACAACGACAGAAAAGTTGGAAATATTAACGAAATATTTGAGGGATAAGTATTTTTATTGCACATGGTGTGGTGCAACGTTCGAGGATGAAGATGATTTGCGTGACAGTTGTCCGGGCAGTACGAGAAACGACCACTAA